In Streptomyces sp. SN-593, a single genomic region encodes these proteins:
- a CDS encoding magnesium and cobalt transport protein CorA, whose protein sequence is MIVDCAIYRDGRRTGSPDDLSDALDQARSQGDSFVWIGVHDPTEAEFAGIASEFGLHPLAVEDVLKAHQRPKLETYPGALFAVLRPLRYHDDTGTVSASELMVFIGDAFVVTIRHGATSTAAQARARLEERPEVLRRGPVVVLHAICDSVVDDYLEVAADLQVDLEELEEKVFAPVGGDSARTAATIYAFKRQVLEFRRASGPLAEPMARMAAGGMPYTDRHTQPFFRDVADHLTRVSDAGEGLDRLLSDILAAHLTQVGVRQNDDMRKISAWAAMAAVPTMIAGIYGMNFDHMPELRQVWGYPAVLALMAVAVLWLYRLFKHRGWL, encoded by the coding sequence GTGATCGTCGACTGCGCCATCTACCGTGACGGCCGCCGCACCGGCTCCCCGGACGACCTGTCCGACGCCCTGGACCAGGCCCGCAGCCAGGGCGACTCCTTCGTGTGGATCGGCGTGCACGACCCGACCGAGGCCGAGTTCGCCGGCATCGCCTCGGAGTTCGGGCTGCACCCGCTCGCGGTCGAGGACGTGCTCAAGGCCCACCAGCGGCCCAAGCTGGAGACCTACCCGGGCGCGCTGTTCGCCGTGCTGCGCCCGCTGCGCTACCACGACGACACCGGCACGGTCAGCGCCAGCGAGCTGATGGTCTTCATCGGCGACGCGTTCGTGGTGACCATCCGCCACGGCGCCACCTCCACCGCGGCGCAGGCACGCGCCCGGCTGGAGGAGCGGCCGGAGGTGCTCCGGCGCGGCCCGGTCGTGGTGCTCCACGCGATCTGCGACAGCGTCGTGGACGACTACCTGGAGGTCGCGGCGGACCTCCAGGTGGACCTGGAGGAGCTGGAGGAGAAGGTGTTCGCGCCCGTCGGCGGCGACTCGGCGCGCACCGCCGCGACCATCTACGCCTTCAAGCGGCAGGTGCTGGAGTTCCGTCGCGCCAGCGGCCCGCTCGCCGAGCCGATGGCGCGGATGGCCGCCGGCGGCATGCCGTACACGGACCGGCACACCCAGCCGTTCTTCCGCGACGTCGCCGACCACCTCACCCGGGTCTCCGACGCGGGGGAGGGGCTGGACCGGCTGCTGTCCGACATCCTCGCCGCCCACCTCACCCAGGTCGGGGTCCGGCAGAACGACGACATGCGCAAGATCTCCGCCTGGGCGGCCATGGCCGCGGTGCCCACGATGATCGCCGGCATCTACGGGATGAACTTCGACCACATGCCGGAGCTGCGCCAGGTCTGGGGCTACCCGGCGGTGCTGGCCCTGATGGCGGTGGCGGTCCTGTGGCTGTACCGGCTCTTCAAGCACCGCGGCTGGCTGTGA